Part of the Aquarana catesbeiana isolate 2022-GZ linkage group LG06, ASM4218655v1, whole genome shotgun sequence genome is shown below.
ggtaaaagcTCTATAGTAATACTATgaataatagtttatttttttccttttttcagttttaaatttttattttgttaatactatattttaaatatttttagggCTTCAGAGTTATCTTGCCCTTCACCAATCTCATCAGGGCTCTCTTGACATCTTTATTACGTATGGAGTAAATCAGAGGGTTTACCATGGGTGTTACTGCTGTGTATAGCATAGTGCAGATTTGCTCCAAGAGCTCTGAGTACTGAGATTGTGGAATCAGTACCACTGATGCTATGTTTGCATAGAAGAGGAGGATTACAGTGAGGTGGGGTGAGCAGGTGGAGAAGAGTTTTCGCTTTCCATCTCTTGAATTAATATTTAAGATGATGGCAATTATTTTTACATAAGACATTACAGTGCACAAAAATGGAACAAAGCCAAACAACAAAAGCTCCAGGTAAAGCAACATGAAGAACATTTCAGTTCCCGCACATGAAATCTTGATCAGAGCTTTGATATCGCAGAAAAGTTGATGAATTATTTTTGAATGGCAAAACGACATAGTTAACGCTGCCTTTATTATCAATAAAGAATTTGTACAAGCTGAGATCCAGGTGACTGCAATTAACATCAAACTATTTTTTCTCCCCAAAATTTGGTGATAGTGTAAAGGCTTACAGATAGCAACATATCGGTCATATGCCATCATGAATAAAAGAACATCTTCACTGGtgccaaataataaataaaagtagaACTGAGTAAAGCATTGAGTAAATGATATTGTATTATTGTCAGTTAGTAACATGTGTAGAAGTTTGGGAACGGTGACTGTTGTAAAACAAATATCTACAAAGGATAAATTAGAGAGAAACAGATACATGGGGGTGTGTAAATGGTCATCAATATATATCACTGTGatgataattatatttattaacagGCATGTGAAATATATTGTAAGTAAAATACCAAAAACGTATAGTTTATATTCTGTTTTAAAGAAAAATGGCACAATCTGAAACACTTTAGATGCTGTATAGTTGTCCATCCAAACTGCTCTTCTTTTGAAAGAAAAAGTAAAGTTTGATTCTGATCAAAAATGCCACGATTTATTTGGTAGAGGACTGCAGGTTCAGATGATTCAGTGATCTCTTTTCATGCTGACATGCTGTGGCACATTTtaattatacatacatataaaactATTAGAACAAAGTT
Proteins encoded:
- the LOC141148023 gene encoding olfactory receptor 1500-like; amino-acid sequence: MDNYTASKVFQIVPFFFKTEYKLYVFGILLTIYFTCLLINIIIITVIYIDDHLHTPMYLFLSNLSFVDICFTTVTVPKLLHMLLTDNNTISFTQCFTQFYFYLLFGTSEDVLLFMMAYDRYVAICKPLHYHQILGRKNSLMLIAVTWISACTNSLLIIKAALTMSFCHSKIIHQLFCDIKALIKISCAGTEMFFMLLYLELLLFGFVPFLCTVMSYVKIIAIILNINSRDGKRKLFSTCSPHLTVILLFYANIASVVLIPQSQYSELLEQICTMLYTAVTPMVNPLIYSIRNKDVKRALMRLVKGKITLKP